The Glycine max cultivar Williams 82 chromosome 17, Glycine_max_v4.0, whole genome shotgun sequence genome contains the following window.
gagCGCGCTTAATCTAGCATTGTGTTTTGAGTTGTGCTGTTATTGATGAAGTAATGGGAATAACTGGTGAACTCGTTGATAGGTTTGGCTTGTTTTTGGCTCTTTGTATAAAATGGCTTCGAGCGAGGGGTTTCTGACTGATGGGCAGAGGGAACTGCTAAAAATTGCAAGTCAAAATGCGGAGAATCTGTCTTCGTCGCCGAAGTCTCCGTCGTCCTTGCTTTCTGACCATCATGTGAAAGCCCCTGCTGGTGGTAAGTCACAAACCTCTGGGATAGCCGTGAGGCATGTGCGTCGGTCGCACTCGGGAAAGTATGGGAAGGTGAAGAAGGGTGAGTTGATGTCcttcttttgttttggtttgAATGAATTACTATGCCATGTGTATCACTTGTGTGTTGCTCTGTCGAGTGAATTACATGATGCATAGGGCTTTGGagattattttagaataaagttTAATATGTACTCAGACAATTGGTCGACTGGTTTGGAtctttgaatgtttttgttggATTTAGCGTACTGGAACATGATCAATTTTTAACAGTCTTGGCTCATGCTGCTcatggttttattatttttctcagcAAATGTTACACGTTTGCTTGCTAGTCCACTCTGACAATTTTGGAATTGTGGCTGTAGGTTGGTAAgatattgattttattagtattataaATTATGATCTAACTGCAGTGGTTTAGTCTTCCCTATGGGGGGACCGATTGATAGAGAGAATTTTTTTCTAGACAAGATAGCACTTTGGAGGTTAATAATTGAAACGTATATGTGGGATGGCTGCAAATATTAAGTGAACTGGACTCCTGAATCCTGATGTAAAAGAGTTGGTTTCCCCTCATTCTCAAAGGTGGAAGTTTGTGCACTAATTTTAAAAGTGACATGATTAACTATTATCTTATTGATTCCAGTCTTATTGATTATGAGGCAGACATGAATGCAGCACTAGAATGAAATTCATTACTTTTAACAGTGAAAAAACATGTTGCAATTACATTCTGAAGTTGCTAATTTCCTACTAAACTTGGTTATGACATTTTACTTTAATAATCTTTTATAACTCttgttctttatatatatatatatatatatatatatatatatgtttatttaaatttttgttaacatGAGATGGGTATTAAGCTTTTTGATATAAGAGGAGTGCTAGAAACATTCTCCTTCTGATGCACTCtactattgaataaaatttattggaaactACAAAATTGTGATTAGGGGCTCATCAAATATGGTGTAAAACTTGCTcaattttgtaatttccaaTAAATTGCAGCCAATAATAAGTGTGTTTAAAAGAGTGTTAGAAACTGACTGGATCAAATAACCAAGTAACTTTTTCAGTGTTTCTGACTGttggttttagtttttctattttgtgtTGAAGGTCATGATACTACTTGGTGATGTTGAGCTTTGCTTGCTTGCAGCCTTCTTTTGCAGTATCAATATCTGATGATAGAATATGCTTTTGNNNNNNNNNNNNNNNNNNNNNNNNNNNNNNNNNNNNNNNNNNNNNNNNNNNNNNNNNNNNNNNNNNNNNNNNNNNNNNNNNNNNNNNNNNNNNNNNNNNNGGTCTTCATATGGTAATTTGATGTTCTTTATCTATGGGGATGCAGATGGTGCTGGTGGTAAGGGTACTTGGGGAAAATTGCTTGATACAGATATTGATTCTCACATAGACCGGAATGATCCAAATTATGACAGTGGCGAGGTAAATTCTCTTCCCTTGTTTTGTTGGTAGTTTTTGGCAACATTGATTATGTAACACTAGCTGCTTGAAAGTTTGTTAAATTCTTGTAGTAGCAATGTAGACTgtagttctttcttttcatttaatttcttgTAAACTGTATTTGTTGcctgctttattttttttttgtgtctatGGCAATTggattatataaataaacacaTAACTCATACTTGTTTGCACACTCTTGATATTTACAGGAACCCTATCAGCTGGTTGGAACTACTGTTGCTGACCCCTTGGATGAATTCAAGAAAGCAGTGGTATCCATCATAGAGGAATATTTCAGTAATGGGGATGTCGAATTGGCATCATCTGACCTCAGAGAACTTGGCTCAAGTGAATATTATCCATACTTCATTAAACGCCTTGTGTCCATGGCAATGGACAGGCACGATAAGGAGAAAGAAATGGCTTCTGTTCTGCTTTCAGCACTGTATGCTGATGTCATCAGCCCTGCACAGATTAGGGATGGGTTTTTTATGCTTATTGAATCTTCTGATGATCTTGCTGTGGATATACTGGATGCAGTTGACATCCTTGCATTATTCTTAGCACGAGCTGTTGTTGATGACATTCTTCCTCCAGCCTTTCTTGCCAGGGCTAGGAAGGCTCTTCCAGAATCTTCCAAGGGAGTTCAGGTAATCCAAACTGCTGAAAAGAGTTATCTCTCAGCTCCACACCATGCGGAACTTGTGGAAAGGCGATGGGGTGGTAGCACTCACATAACTgttgaagaagtgaagaagaagataGGTGATTTACTTAGAGAATATGTGGATAGTGGTGACACATTGGAGGCCTGTAGATGTATACGTGAGTTGGGGGTTTCATTCTTCCATCATGAGGTTGTTAAGAGGGCTTTGATACTTGCCATGGAGATTCGTTCGGCAGAACCTCTAATGTTGAAGTTATTAaaagaagcagctgaagaaggaCTTGTTAGTTCCAGCCAAATGGTGAAAGGGTTTTCTCGTTTGGCAGAATCCCTAGATGATCTTGCTCTTGATATTCCATCAGCTAAGGCATTGTTTCAGTCATTTGTCCCCAAGGCAATATCTGAAGGATGGCTTGATGCTTCACTTACCAAACCTGCAACTGAAGATGGGGAAATCCAAGAAGATGAGAAGGTGAGAAAGTACAAAAAGGAATCTGTAACTATAATTCATGAGTATTTCCTTTCTGACGACATTCCTGAACTGATTCGAAGTCTTGAAGATCTTGGAGCACCTGAGTATAATCCAATATTTTTGAAGAAGCTAATAACTCTTGCTATGGACCGAAAGAACAGGGAAAAGGAAATGGCCTCTGTACTGCTCTCTGCTCTTCATATAGAGATCTTCTCAACAGAGGATATAGTTAATGGTTTTGTCTTGCTTCTGGAAAGTGCAGAAGATACAGCACTGGATATATTGGATGCTTCAAATGAGCTGGCTCTGTTCTTAGCTCGGGCTGTTATTGATGATGTATTGGCTCCACTGAATTTGGAAGAAATTGGCAGCAGGTTACCACCAAAATGCAGTGGTAGTGAAACTGTGCGTATGGCTCGGTCACTCATTGCTGCTCGTCATGCTGGTGAGAGGCTATTGAGATGCTGGGGTGGAGGGACTGGTTGGGCTGTGGAGGATGCCAAGGACAAAATCATGAAGCTCTTAGAAGAGTACGAAAGTGGCGGGGTTGTGAGTGAAGCTTGCCAATGCATCCGTGATCTGGGAATGCCTTTCTTTAACCATGAGGTAGTGAAGAAAGCTTTGATTATGGCGATGGAGAAAAAGAATGATCATATGCTAGATCTACTGCAGGAGTGCTTCAGTGAGGGCCTGATCACCATTAATCAGATGACAAAAGGTTTCACCCGAATAAAGGATGGTCTTGATGATCTGGCTCTGGACATTCCAAACGCCAAGGAGAAATTTGGCTTCTATGTGGAGCATGCTCAGTCGAAGGGCTGGCTTCTACCCTTATTTGATTCGCCTGCCACAGATGCCTAATTACCGCCGGCGGCAGCTTTTTGAGGACGTTTGTGTCTTATTATTTCTCTCATGGATGTTGTCCTTTAGCTCCCACTGAATGCTGAATCTGGGACCGTTGGACTTCTaatgatcctttttttttttcctgttcctTTTACTTACTCTTTCTTCCCTGAATCATCTCACCGACAGAGTTTCCTGTTATCTCAGGCATTGTATAAAGTTGGTCTTATTCCAGTAACAGCTTTTTAGGATGATGTTGTTGCACCAAGAGGTATTTTAGAAGGGCATATATTGTATTTTTCAGTATCGATTATCGTTTTCATTTTGTCAAATTTTCGGCTATTGCATCGTGGCTGTTTCTTTCTTTATCGCACTTTGCCTTTGGCTAGAAAAAATGCGCGTCTGGTTAATGCGACAAGGTAGATATGTGTGTTTGATTGAAGCATatatagaattgattttgacCAACACGATTGTAGAATTATTTGAGTAAACAAGAGTTTATAATACCGTGATTTTTAGATGAATATTAGAAAAGTCATTTTCACAATTCAATCAAAGTTAATTTTGAATGTGTAATTATCAAAACAGATTTGTAATTATCAATGTACTAATGCTGTTATTAACTCACTATTAACTACGTTAAAAGGATTGGAACCTCTACCATATAAGCAACTAGAAAATAATACTCATTACTGTCAGTTTTAAATATAACAACACTTCCCAATATCATTCTCGGTCCACAATAATTCAAAGGAGAATttctctgaatttttttttcatgcaagACATCGTAAAATATTCTCAAACTAGTTGTACACAAAACAGAGGATTTCTTTACTTAGACCTTAAACATGGAAGGAATTCTGAAGTATTCAACTCAAACAAAACTATGGAAGACACCATAAAACATGCATAGTCCAgaaattaataatgatttaattattattttttaatattcctTCAAGAGAAAATAGGATATGTTTccctaaaaatagaaaaaataaaatatgtgtaaattaatttcacattatcattcaattataaattattatgaatgataaatttattattatttttttataataattaccttaAAGTCATgctcctaataatttttttgaagttgaGAATGTATAATTTTTACACTTATGATTCACAAtcattaaacttttttctttaaaataatatttaaaataataatccaAACCATGTGTATGattaaacatttcaaatcaTATCAAAGAATTATGATTCAAGTGGCATCAAAtttctttgaaaactttttaatCTCATTGAGTCAAATTAGTGTTCTATATCACAAAAAACACGTAGATGAATTTATACAAGATTGTTTTagtttaatcaataattttgagtttaaaaattaaatatacaattgCTTTAAAtacttagaagaagaaaaaatttatcactCATAATAGTCTTATTTGACTTAAATATAGTTGTCTTTCAGGAAAACTATATGTGatctatgaaaaatataatgtttAGGATCTATCATGTTCCATTAACCTAACTCACCTCGGTTAATTTTgataagtttaaaattttaaaagtaaagtcAATGTATGTGTTGTTGCTTTTTATGGTTGGATTGAAGTTATACTTTATGTTTTTTCAACTCTATTTGgttcagatttttttaaaatttatatttttattaattatatattattaataaagcttcttttcttaatatttttttttgtttgataggACATTATGCTTATGttagcattaattatttttaaatatatattataaaatatatcttaattttaatttttaatttaattaatataaggttaaaatttatatatgatacAAAGAAATTGAATTGAGTCATGGGTTATTGAATCTAAACAAATTATCCTTTTAATATTGGAGCGTAGGAATCAAATTAAACCGTGGCAACAAGTTCTATTAACTCCCAATTCATTCTGTTTGTACTTTGATATGCTTTTCTTCTCTTCAGAcctcattaaaaaaatcaaggcACATAAAGGCAGTTTTAGATGGACATGGCTTTATTATAAACTGCTTCCAAAAACTGAAAATCataagcattttatttttgaaaaaaaaaatattgtcatgCGTGTATAATTACTCAACCACTCGCATTTGCATGTATCAAGGGGATCTAACTTTTGATTGAACATTATGGCTGAATGCTATAAACATTTGATACCGTGTTCAATTATTATGGAAAAATTACTCAAGTGCTCTCATTCTTACCATTATTAATATAGAAAAAATGTTATGCATGAATATACAGTTATCCAATTTCAATCcatcatgtataataaatttattgactttaaaataattattttaaagtaattgaaAGAgtaatttagaattattttaaagtaattcaaagagtaatttataattaaatgatgatgTAGAATTGTTTTATACTATGAGTATGCAAAAACCAAGAGCTGGATGG
Protein-coding sequences here:
- the LOC100809081 gene encoding MA3 DOMAIN-CONTAINING TRANSLATION REGULATORY FACTOR 1; its protein translation is MASSEGFLTDGQRELLKIASQNAENLSSSPKSPSSLLSDHHVKAPAGGKSQTSGIAVRHVRRSHSGKYGKVKKDGAGGKGTWGKLLDTDIDSHIDRNDPNYDSGEEPYQLVGTTVADPLDEFKKAVVSIIEEYFSNGDVELASSDLRELGSSEYYPYFIKRLVSMAMDRHDKEKEMASVLLSALYADVISPAQIRDGFFMLIESSDDLAVDILDAVDILALFLARAVVDDILPPAFLARARKALPESSKGVQVIQTAEKSYLSAPHHAELVERRWGGSTHITVEEVKKKIGDLLREYVDSGDTLEACRCIRELGVSFFHHEVVKRALILAMEIRSAEPLMLKLLKEAAEEGLVSSSQMVKGFSRLAESLDDLALDIPSAKALFQSFVPKAISEGWLDASLTKPATEDGEIQEDEKVRKYKKESVTIIHEYFLSDDIPELIRSLEDLGAPEYNPIFLKKLITLAMDRKNREKEMASVLLSALHIEIFSTEDIVNGFVLLLESAEDTALDILDASNELALFLARAVIDDVLAPLNLEEIGSRLPPKCSGSETVRMARSLIAARHAGERLLRCWGGGTGWAVEDAKDKIMKLLEEYESGGVVSEACQCIRDLGMPFFNHEVVKKALIMAMEKKNDHMLDLLQECFSEGLITINQMTKGFTRIKDGLDDLALDIPNAKEKFGFYVEHAQSKGWLLPLFDSPATDA